The following proteins are encoded in a genomic region of Desulfosporosinus youngiae DSM 17734:
- a CDS encoding LapA family protein, with protein sequence MVVLILSLICSLLIAVFAVQNATLVTIQLLWITKEVPLVLVILGSAFAGALIMLLLAIWRELRLKLRSKQHPKDEPLTKDLTAQSNVSASNQSDD encoded by the coding sequence GTGGTTGTACTCATCTTGTCACTGATATGTTCCCTTCTTATTGCAGTCTTTGCTGTACAAAATGCAACTTTAGTTACGATCCAGCTTCTTTGGATTACCAAAGAAGTTCCTTTAGTCCTGGTAATCTTAGGATCTGCCTTTGCCGGAGCTTTAATCATGCTTCTCTTGGCCATCTGGCGGGAACTAAGACTAAAACTCAGGTCTAAGCAGCACCCGAAGGATGAACCTTTGACAAAGGATCTTACTGCCCAATCCAACGTTTCAGCCTCAAATCAATCAGACGATTAA
- a CDS encoding GerMN domain-containing protein yields MKKILFVITLLFTLILLNGCANKKDNKPPVEDLKPQETAQPLSIQDYSFKENTNYVFAGEGNEYASYNLYVDYSENNRVQIRSNNGGTEMVKVLENKDGELTLLFSREETYFRENLIQSPANKNEILLKEPLTVGTSWTLTDGRKRSITNVEADVKTPSGTYKALEVTTEGKDDKTQDYYAPNIGLVKSIFTSNGMVVTSSLSKVENNVPLTQTVKFFYPNVNEDKLYYVDKTLSMGTNDLTKAVVEKAFKELPKGDISKVLGPDVKIKSLYLNKDNMVYVDFTKDFVSEMNAGSGYETMILQSITNTLGNYYGVDKVYITIEGEPYASGHYMMKKGEYFKVDLNNSAELR; encoded by the coding sequence TTGAAAAAGATACTTTTTGTTATAACCTTATTATTTACACTGATTCTTTTAAATGGTTGTGCTAATAAGAAGGATAATAAACCACCGGTTGAGGATTTAAAACCACAAGAAACAGCGCAGCCACTCAGCATTCAGGATTATTCCTTTAAAGAGAACACAAACTATGTGTTTGCAGGGGAAGGGAATGAATATGCTTCTTACAACCTTTACGTTGATTACAGCGAAAATAATCGTGTTCAGATACGATCGAATAACGGCGGAACTGAAATGGTGAAGGTGCTGGAAAACAAGGATGGGGAGCTGACCCTGTTATTTTCAAGGGAGGAAACCTATTTTCGCGAGAATCTGATCCAAAGCCCGGCTAATAAAAACGAAATTTTATTGAAGGAACCACTTACGGTAGGAACTTCCTGGACACTGACAGATGGCAGAAAACGGTCAATTACCAATGTTGAGGCAGACGTAAAAACTCCTTCAGGCACGTATAAAGCATTGGAGGTTACCACTGAAGGAAAAGACGATAAAACTCAGGATTATTATGCCCCAAATATTGGTCTCGTAAAATCTATTTTTACTTCAAACGGAATGGTTGTTACCTCTTCTTTAAGCAAAGTTGAGAACAATGTTCCCTTAACTCAAACCGTAAAATTCTTTTATCCCAATGTCAATGAGGATAAGCTCTATTATGTCGATAAGACCCTCTCTATGGGGACGAATGATCTGACCAAAGCTGTCGTTGAGAAAGCATTTAAGGAATTGCCTAAAGGAGACATATCGAAGGTGCTGGGTCCTGATGTTAAGATTAAAAGTTTATATTTGAATAAGGACAACATGGTCTATGTAGATTTTACCAAAGACTTTGTAAGCGAAATGAACGCCGGCTCCGGTTATGAGACCATGATTTTGCAGAGCATCACTAATACCCTGGGAAACTATTATGGGGTTGACAAGGTTTATATAACTATCGAAGGGGAGCCATACGCCTCCGGGCATTATATGATGAAAAAAGGTGAGTACTTCAAAGTAGACTTAAACAACAGTGCCGAGCTGCGTTGA